GAACTAATAAGTCAGTGAGCCAGCATGAGTAACAGGACCCTTAAACTTGCATACCTAAATGTAATGTAGCCAtgcctgtgcttttcctgctattaCAAGGCAAAATGTTTGATGTTACCAGACACTGACTTTTCTCTTTTACACATATACAGTCTGTGTAATATAACTTAACATATACAAATTACTATTACACTAAACAAagcacaaaagcaaacaaacgcTTTGTCCTATCTTAAAGCATTTGCAAAACTTGTCAATTGAATAGGATGTTCAAGTTGCCTGTAGACACGAATCACACAAATGACCTATTTTGGATTCAAACAAATTGTGACAATTTTGCACCCCTGATTTGTGTATTGTCTTTAACATGGACAATTGTGTTGCAGGTCCTGCCTGTCCTCCTGATTGGACTCAGTTTGGCTCTCACTGTTACTTGTTCAATTACATAGTAAAGCCCTGGATTGATGCAGAGGTACTTGATAGAACAAAAACTGATTGTGATTCTTATGATCCACTGGAATAGCTTATTGCTAAAATACTCACAGAGTGTGTGCAATTTAGCTACACTTTGGTCAGGCTGTCTCTTGACCTGTCTTTGTTACAGAGCAAACCTAATACGACAGTCCTGCAATAAATTCTACCTTTCATGTAGGTTATAATTTTCTAATTTAGAGAATTTAACTTTATGATCATTTTGAAGGCTGCAATATCCCATTACACTAATGgttgtttctattattttgtccacttCATCAGTAGGCTAAGCAGTAGGCTAAACAGAAATACCTCTCTGCATAATGCAGTgttcctctctttttctttgtttctctctcctACTTAAACTCTCACCCTCTCAATCTTATTATCTTGTTCTCTCAATTCGTCTCCCCCATTAGGCTGTGTGCATTTATCTTGGTGGGAATCTGGCCTCGGTCCACAGTGCTGACGAAAATGCCTTCCTCAGAGACTATATTCAAAGAATGACTGGCGCCCGTGTACACACCTGGATTGGTGGCTTCGATGCAGTACAAGTAAGATATACAAATGTAGGATCTGATGCTACTAGAACCAGTGAGAGGTAACCTGTTGCTACATGGGGTTTTAGTACGCTTTGGAAAATATGTACATTAGGGTTCACAAAATTCATGGTTTGGTTTGGTACATTTTTAGTAGCAATGCCAGAGAAATTcccttgatttttaaaattgtgaATGTAGCTGTGCGGTGCCTCGTTCTTTGGTTCACAGCAAAACCAAAGTGGCTCCAAACACCAGAACTGTACGTTATTGAAGGATCTTCTATTTGTGGTCTGGTAATGGTGTTACTAACCAGCGTATAACGAGCTAACTTAGCATAaagagttatttttttattaagccCTTTGTGAAGCCCATGAGATACCATATGAAATATCTTATGGTCTTAACATTAATTCATTACCTTTATCTATTTACCTCATTTGTCTTACACGTGTTAATTATTTACATATACAATGTTGGTGTGTAGTGCTAGACTGTGACTACATAGCCTACACTTTAAATAATCTGTAAATGTATATGTAACAACCTCATCTGTTACATAATGTGATGCTTACAGGCGtgaacacagtaacacacacacctgtgcagAATAAAGCAATCTAACACAAAGTTTTCCAGGGTATTTTGCAAAGCTCATAGAAAGCTATCATTTTTGAGGAAGTAGGTTGCTGCATTGTTGTATTTAATCATAATTACATTGCATTACAACACATTCCCTCTTCCAGGAGGGAAGGTGGCAGTGGAGTGATGGCTCAGCATTTGACTACAAGCGCTGGAGTATCGGGGAGCCAAACAACCTGGGAACGGAACACTGCATCGAGATGAACTGGGGAGGTACAAATATTGTTACTTGACTTCATGATGTTAATTTTTAACGTGGAGATTTAAAGATGCTTGAAAATCTATTTTTATCAATAGATTGTGCTGCATGGTCATGTGCTGTTTTACTTAATGTTTCGTTTTCAAACTCTCCCTGCAGGAAACTACTGGAATGACAGCCGGTGTTACTACgcaaaacattttgtttgtgtcagaGATGCGTCGCAATGATGTATCTTCCACAATAACTTTACGTCCTCTGTAATGACAGGCTGTAATGATGGTAATGTTAGCTTTACTGACAGTTAATATCAAATCAAATACTTCTGAATCAATAAACAGCAACAGAACTCTGTATGATCAtaaattctgatattttttttttatgaatttagAGGAAAATTGCCTTACTGAGCTGACTGAAGTGGAATTTTAAATCACGCCTTTATTAAGAGGGAAAAATAATTATCATTTGATTGTCTTTCTATaatgacatttgtttttaccaatttaaatttttaaaactATGTAATCAACCAGCCAATAAACAATATATAAAAATCACTTTTTCCTGAAAGCACATTCTTGTCTGCTCTTGATTCATTGACTTTTGTATTCTGAAGTTTGCACACTGGAAGCTTAAAATCAATGCAGTATACTACATAGACAatcaaagagagacagaccAGGAATTAAAAATGGCTTTGAATCTTTGACAAATCAGACAGATCTactaaaacagatttttctgtGGGAAATATGTTTGACGTTACACTTGAATCAAACATACAGGCTTTATTCCTGTCTTTGCAAAACAGAAATACTACAGCTTTGTAAGAAAACATCAAAGCTAAGCTACAAGATTACACAAACCCTGAATACACCATGTAACAAAAAATGAGGCTTTATATGCATCTAGCAGATTAAAGTAAAACAATGCCGtttgctatatatgccctcaaaagtttccatttccattttcatcTTATTggtaaaatagtcagtagcaatctataacaaaatgatatgctcCTTCTACATAAACTACAGTCCGATGTTACGTCTATATTCGATCATGTGACAAGGCAATACAAAATATGGTAGCTACTTTGGGAGCAAAATCTGTCAGGACTGACAAGCTCAACATATCTACAAGCCAAGCTAGCACTCAAGCCTTTACAACTAGTAACTAGCATGCACTAGGGCCCATCATAACAATCTTTACCCACTGCTGTGTGTGACCAATGGGAGGAAATGTGCAGCACAGCTATTACTTAATTTGATTCACAATGGAGCAATAAAGGAAACAACTCTACTTTCACACAAGAAAAAAGCCGGATTGGCAAAATGACATGTAATATTTGTCTCCTCTGTATTTTCATAAGACAAATATGGAACAGTAACAGAATAGGAAAGATGGTTAActataaaaaaatgtatggGCCTAATTAGCAGTCACTACCACATACATGTGTGGTTTATTTTCTCTGACTAAATGTGTCTCTCTCTCAAGTTCAGTATCACTGTAGCATGGCGGAAAAGGTTGAGGCACCAATGCTTTACCAAACAGACTCAACCTTTAGTAGCCTATTTGAGATTCACCTTAGCTTTATGGTACAAAACTGCTAAATACTACTGCCTCACACACCATTATGTGCTACTACATAACAAAACAGTCACACCATAAAGAAggccacatcactgcagaaagAGCTGTGGTGAGTATCATCCCATGCTCATGTAATTCAGTCAAATTTGAGTGAATTAACAAGTTCAACACAACAGCCTACAACAACTTTTAAATTGACACTGAAATTATCACAGATCAATCATATCAACCACTGGAATATAAAATGTGACTTGTGATGTGCAGGTGAGGAAAACCCCAAATTATGCCCATCACAAGCAGATAAGCCTGACCTAACAGAAAACCCAATTAACACACATCCTGTCACTACACAAGCTTCACACAGCACAAAGTTACTTAAGTACAGGTCCTACCTTTTGATGAGCTTCAGTCTTCTTCTGCCTGATTTATGATGAAGTCCTTAAAGTCCAGGAAGGACGCTGTGTAGGTTGCAGCTCTCCATAGTTCGGGATCTGTAGAAATTCAGTGTTAACGGCCACGAACCGCAAACTGGCAAATTGGCCTGTCGCCATTTTGTTGCAGTGAGTTACCTTTCAAACTTCGTCTTCTTCTTGTCACTCTCGTCTGTCCCAATGAGCTGTTTCTCCAACAGTCTTTAATGTTGGCTGTGAAACTTGTAATAATCCCCGAAATTACTGTTATATCCATTTGTGTGACGGTGACTACCTGTTGCGACTGTCAAACAGCTTGCAGTTATTGTAAGCTAGCTAAGTAACGTCAGACGATTAGCTTACTTGTTAGCCCTGTACGACGGTGTTAgcttaaatataaaatgttctaATATAAGACTAAAATTGAAAATATGATTCCGCTGAAGGGAAGGTGCCGTTCTCAGTACAATTTTAAGTAAATTCGCGCCGATGTCAAACAGCTCTATGGCAACTCCAACTCCAACTCTCTGCAGGTTAGTCGAGAGTTGGCTCCACCTTGACTAGCTGAAATATAGTGATTaataccatagactgtataaaataagattaataCACGCAATAATGCCTCAATTATAATGTAATTCCAACATGGGCCATTCTGAAAAATGAGTAAcctgcttttacttttactttttgtagtctaatttaagtatatttttgattttaaaattctaGGGTAcctatttttacactgtggtattgaaaattttatttaagcaaaagatcagtatttttttccatctctgtaTTCCAAGATATATTGGAGTTTACTACATTCCTAAAGTCTAAAATGTAATGTTATTTGATAATTATAGATAAATatccaaaaaatattttcaaaaatattcgTAAAAATCCggaaaaaaatcccccaaaatattAGTAAAATACTTGAACAGAAAATACTAGCAAAATATCCAAGAAATATCTATTGAATATCCCAAAAATATTATtgaaatatacaaaaaataataataataataatacattaaagaaacattagtaaaatatttttgtattttaagtaTTGGTAAAAATTCcagaaaatatatgtaaaatatcCAAGAAATATGAGTTATATATCCCGGATATTAGGAGATGaaacaaaaaagtattttttttaatagaaaattAACCCTTCATAAAACGTAACTGCATAAACAATTTCTAGCAGAGCGAGTCCTGCAGTTaattatttaatacattttactgTTCACATGACACATGTCAATATTTCAGTTGATTTTATGTCTTTAGATTGAAATTTGAAACTTGGATTGGGTCTTTATAGGTGtacaaacttttattttgttgtatatTTTATCATGTAAAAGCATAAGGTAACTCTTTATTCTCACAATTAAACTGTATAACAATTTCTCAATAAAAACTTGTTTATGTTCTCATCTAAACCCATATTTATATCAACACTTACTTTGTacatttattctatttattcatttttctccCTTTATTCACTTTTTAGTGCATACACATGTAGACAGTATGGACTCGGCATAAAAGGACACAGACAACTGCAATTATCAGATTTGTGTTTTTCGTGTAAATTTTTCTACGACTTCTGAGATAATAATCACGtcaattcagaaaaacagatcTTTTTTCTCCAGTACACTTCTGTAGGGGAGAAAGTAGTAACTGTAACGGGAGATCTGTTTGGGTTTGGATGTATTCCAGGCGAGCTTTGCAGCATGagttttgtttattattaataattatttttatttatacatacaCACTCCCAAGTACACATACATGTTACCCCAGTTACAtgcttacatttacatttatactTGAGTTGTGGCATTAGCTCACTGGCAGCAGGACAGAGATAAGAattgttgaaaatattttatttaaattatcaagttttttttcttttcaaagctGATTGTTCCAGTGATATCTgcagctcagtcaccagaaCAAAAGGTTGACATGatacatctctgcaaaccatgtATACgttatatttgcacatttcatacggatcatatcaacgtttccaAAGTggcatagtatatgagctgactctgTCATCTTGAAGTGGAGAGGAttgtggatggcatgacacctgctaagctgcagaccactgttcgagaccaacaaataacaaaaccagatgttttttagcaagtcactgctgtgtttaaaGCAACCTTTTAGGCACGAAACCTGGGTGTTTTCCAGCTACCcgtcgctgtgtttccactggggatagtgccacaaaaacccTGTTGTCTTTTGCTAAGACACtgttgcatttcctgccaggactgTGCCCCAGAACTGTGAATTTTGAGCCAAAACACGATaattttctaaccataaccaagtgggtttgtgcctaaacttaaccacaacATTGCTGAAACAAAGTTTTATCTCCTACAtcatgtataaataaatgtaatgtatccctGGTTTTGCAGCAaggtacaataccaacattttttcgGGTGATTGGGTTGATATCTGTCATGTCAGGAGATGTTAATTTCTTTCCGGCTTTTCCAGTGAAGTCGTATTGTTTTCTTGGTGATAGTTAGGGCAACAAGCAGGAGGCATATTATGATTGTGTTGAGTACTTTATGACAGATCGCAGAGTACACATACAGAAGGGGATACTGGAATGCTACAGCCAAGAAACAGGAATAATGTGGTGGCTACTTCTTCACAGAAATGTGCTGGTGGAGCCAGAGTGCGTGGAGGTAGTTGGCAGTTGTGTTACATTACACTGAGTGCATGTCTGATCATCATACACATCGTACCTTTGAGAAGGGGAAAGATTTGTATTTGAAGATGAGCTCAGGTATGAGGTCCATGATGGTGTCATGATCCAGGTTTTAACAGCTCCAGGTTAATTTAAAGCAGCTTTGAAGACCCCCCAAAATGATTCTAGTGATTCTGATCCCCTATGAGGCATCAGGTACAAACAATACATCTGCAGAAAACATATCAAACACTCGGTTTTTAAAGGACCAGCCAGTGACAGAGGATGAGAGGCAGTAGTCATGTCCATTTACTGTCATTGCATACACGTTGatacaaacaaagaaatgaaaacaacacaaactaaggatgaacacagagagaaacaaaaaaaaaatacaaacataattCTCTTTCCTTCACCCGAGttattttacaaacaaaaatagaaagCTTCTAAATCAAATAAGCAGCTGCACTGTTTTTCTGAACATTAGATACAATTATCTGCTTTACACACCCAGCTCCACTGTTACTTAGGTTGGCACATCgagacacaaacagcaacacaatcaacaacagaaagaaaagctTGTGAAATCTGTGTGAGGTTCTGCTTCTGGTTCGTCGCACGCAAAGTCAATCGTTCTCACAATTACAGATGTCGTGTCCACAATAGAGACCTTTAAAGCCCCATATCAGCTCAGGGTTCAGATCAGTTTGACTTCAGTTTTACGCTGTGAATGAAAACTTGCTTTAACCTTGACTCCAGTCTCTCTGTAGAAGAAGAATGGGGTTAAACATGAAGGCTTTTGCTTGGAAATTGTTTTTTATCCacagactgacattttgttCTTTAATATCTAAGAAAAACACTAAAGGATGGAGGACATCTGGTAAAATTATGCGTTTTCCTTAACTAGAGAAAGTCAGAAATTATTGAGAAAGGGAAAAACATGTTGGTTTTGTGATGGAATTTGCTGACAGGCATTAAAAAAAGGGTACCACCAGCCTTTCTCTTTTAGATGAACTTTTCTTTGATAAAGCGGatcttaaagctggggtaggcaacttattttagaaacatttttttgttatatttattaaaaatttTCTTGTATCTGTGGCTACCGCAGGTCTGCAATAAGCTTGTCCGATCATTTAATTCAGGCCAAACTAAATGATTGGACAGCCTGCCTGTCTCTCAGAGAGAAGGTGTTCCCGTTTGCTGCTCTACAAATGTAGATGCACATGCACGTTCAATGCAGagagttgctattccagcattagCAACAACTGTCTACACTGCAGAGCAAACCAAACAAGGAAGACGGACTCCAAAAGAGAGTCTGTCAAtaaaagtgtttcagagatggagagaaaatgtagcagatagtttagccttctgctaaccagagTTAATGCCCACagtcatgtttatgtagctatcattagctagagcctcaaaGCACAGTGTGTCCCCTGCCTAGCTTCCCGCTGCTACAGGCCACCTCACCAAGAGGAGAGCGGGTATCCTGTCCCGTATCCTGAGTTACTGCCTGCTCTCTTCCcagggaagcagtccacagtggtgAGGAGCGAGGCGAAGGGATGGTGGGGTGGCTCACCTTAGCTTGCTAATTCTCTCTTCATTTATGATCttataaacagagagagaaagcagggtaaggaggggctgagtgaatgtgCTGTGATTAACTCTACAGTGATGTAAGACTACATAAATCAACGTATGGGAAACAACGGGTTGATGTATGAAGTGCGATCATATGCCTGTAATCATCaaaggggagagctgcaggaggagagtgtATGCCTtgtccagatttctgcctgCCCCAGCTTTAATTACTCCGATGTATTCTCGCTAGCAGGAACATGAATAAACACATTCGTGAATAAAGACACTGATGTCTTAGCTGAGCTTTAGCTTTGGACTTCACCCTGTATTATGTTTATAACAGTACCGTATAATGATCCAGACTTGATCCACAGACTGCGGTCTATCACGCATTATGAGCTCTGTCAACTCTGAAAAAACGTTTGTGATTATTTTACCAAATTGAAATCATCCTTTCACATAATTACAACTATTTAGGATTGActtcagtacattatttaaTCAGAAACATCTCTGTAAAGTCTGATTTAATAATgaaacacagttttgttttggagTTATTGGTTAATTCAAGACACGCTTTCTTCCCTTTTGAACATTAGATCTGTAGCTGGTTTGGGGCTTTTGTGAGAGGAGCTCCTGAGCTACATGACGATGAACACACTTTCTCAGTTTCCACCAGACTGAAAGAAGAGCCCGATCACTTCTCTGCAACTTtaacacaaagaagaagaagaaaaataacataCAAGCGTGCAGACGCACTGACAGACATACCCAACAAATCCTAACGTCAAAAATTAGgtggaataaaaacaagaaaaaaaaagacacaaatctacaattgttttttttttagaaaatgacaATAGAAATTAAAACTAGTAGAAATATTGAGCGTTCTCTGATTTAGCTAATCATCAGTGTACATAACAGTACTATGGCAGCAAGCGAGGGGAGGAGACGACCAGTTGTATTAACTACAGGGCAGTTACAGGTAGCACTTCACATCAGCCTTATTCCAGTGTGGGAAACTGGACTCGCTGTGGTGCAACAGTACGGTACAAGTACTGAGTGTACACTTTTATTGAGCCGTTACATAGCAGGTATTGCTGTGTATTATTGGTTGAAACACCAGGATAAAACCAAAGGAAGAGTTAACCTGTTCTGCGTCTTCCACACAGTTGGACTGCAGCACGGTCTTTTTACAGAAACAACCTCTGGCTTCTTGTCTCAAACACACCActgccttgttttttttaaccagcagCATCACTATAACCTTCTGGAAAACATTCAAGCCCAAAAACTACATTCCTACACTTTGTTTGTTGCCGTTAAAATTATTAATACGTCTACAGAAGTGGGAAACATCTACCAGTAACCAGACAGACGTCGTGTCTCCACCTGCTGCTGGTGTTTCTTACATTAAAGGACAGTGGGGTCATTTTGCAGCACACCGGTCAATCTCATCAGGAGCTAAAGGTTGTTTGTTGGACAAGACCAAGTTCATGggatttctcctcctcctcttattCCTCTTCTTCATTTTCCATCTTCCCTGGTTAGGTTTGTAGCCGCTGGCGTGCGGCTGTAGTCAGAGCCTCCCTGCGAGGATCCTGGAGGCCGTCACACGCTGGTGCAGCATCTGTTCTGGAAGAGCTGCTCAACCACCGAGGAGTCGGCCAGCGTGGAGATGTCGCCCAGGTCTCGCTCGTCACAGGCGATTTTGCGGAGCACCCGTCGCATGATCTTCCCTGCAAAGAGCAGAGGGTGGAGGTGATAATGGTACGTTAGTTGATGAGGTCTGGAACTAGTAAAACAGAAGTGCACATTATTTCTTATCGTTAAACTATATTTTGTCAATTTTACTtatgagtgtttgtgaattttatcTCCGAGTTATTTTTATTGAGTGTTGTTTCTaatgtttcctgtggaaatggACTTAATGCACAACCTCTTTTGTACCTCCTGGGTTTCCGTAGCTCACAGTGCCGTTTTGCAGTCACATTAAAAAAGCACTGCTGTGCTACTTTAATATTTACTCTGTAAATTGAGCGGGTTACGTTGTAATCTGGCGCATATTGTTCACCGCATTTATCATCACGTTagcagctgttttgttttatttggttGTGACCACTAAAATGAGTTTTGTAGACTTCTGTTCAATTAACTTTTTGCCACCATCTGTGGTACAGCGAGGTGCCTTGATCAGTCACATGATCAGCACGGCGCTGCAGTTTTAACAtcgatttatttatttattgtcttttatttttttcttctgtacagcactttggtactctgtggttgttttaaagtgctttacaaaaaaagttggattggattggatctAATTTCTGGTGTAAAATGCTGTTATTCTGTGTGTTTAGGAGCAGAGGTGCAGGAACAGGTGTCCAGGAGGTGATTAATGTGTCATATTGTCTTCTGcaggtctgtttttgtttgtttaatgttatAATTTTTGCTGTGTCTGTTAAGTTTCCCAC
This genomic stretch from Epinephelus moara isolate mb chromosome 16, YSFRI_EMoa_1.0, whole genome shotgun sequence harbors:
- the LOC126402361 gene encoding galactose-specific lectin nattectin-like, whose translation is MWMWTDGSKFDYQAWGPGEPNNNGRTEHCVEMNWRGPACPPDWTQFGSHCYLFNYIVKPWIDAEAVCIYLGGNLASVHSADENAFLRDYIQRMTGARVHTWIGGFDAVQEGRWQWSDGSAFDYKRWSIGEPNNLGTEHCIEMNWGGNYWNDSRCYYAKHFVCVRDASQ